From the genome of Capra hircus breed San Clemente chromosome 21, ASM170441v1, whole genome shotgun sequence:
TCGGAACCAGCAATAAACTTGCCCAGGCTGGCCAATCTCAAACCAAGCTTTGCTTTGTCCACCAGTCTGCAGCCCGCCAACCACTCCTGGAGCGGGGAGAGCCCTGGGGTGACCGTGCCACACAACATGGGTGATGGAGAGGAAGGGGTAGGCAGGGGTGACAGGATCTGGAGTCCCAAGGAAGAGCGGGGCACCCCAGTAAAAGTGGCCTGGGAGGAGCCTTCAGTAACTAAACCCCGGGACTAAACCCAGTGGCCTAGGGAGgcgttcctgagagccctggccCGGCCCACCCCTTAGGGAAGGGCGGAGCTGTGGATCCACTCACCGAGAACTTGGGACGGAAGATTCCCGAGATGTGGCTCTTGAGGATCTCCAAGGTGGGTGTCCTTCCCCCTTCTCGCTCCTGCTCCTGAGGCCAGGGACAGACGTCAGCGGGTGGCCAggcttggggagggagggggagggtgaAAATGAGGCGCGCATCCCTCAGGGGTGGGCGGGCAGGGCTGGCGGCATGGGGGCAGCCGGTGGGCGGCTCACCGAGGACGAGGTGGAGTGGCGGTCGTCCTGCAGGAGCAAGACGGGCGGGGGCTCGCCGGGGCCCAGCCGCTCCATCTTGGCCTGCAGCAGCTCCTGCTGGGCCTGCAGCTTGGCCTGCCCGCACAGCGCGACCTGCAGCCCCTGCAGTGCCTCCTGAAGTGCCTGCTTCTTGCCCAGCAGCTGCACCCTGCAGGCAGGGGCGGGCAGTGATGGAGGGGAGTGAGGGTGGTTCAGCCTGCAGCTAAAGGCTAGGGATGAGCCAGGCAGGCTGGATGGAGGGCAGGGAGGACCAGGAAGTGGCTGTCAGCAGGCCCCACTCACCTCTCCCGGGGGTGGGTGGTCTGCTCCTCATTCCAGAGCTCTCGCTGCAGCTGAGTGACTGCCTCCTGCCGACTGAGCACCGTCTGGGTGGCCGCGGCCAGGTCATCTGTCACTGAGGTCAGCCTGCGCCCGGAGGAAGGGCAGTGTGAGAGTCGCACCCCTCGGCTGCCTCCCTGCCAAGCCGAGTAAGCCCGCAGCCTGGCCGCAGCGCTGCATGGGCAGTGTCTGCCGCCCCCCTCGGTCCCCAGCTGAGCCCCCACACACGTGTGCTGCACACTCTCCACTGTCAGTTCATTCAGCTGCAGCTCCCCGGACTCCAGCAGCTCAGTCTCCTCCAGGAGTGACTCATCAAAGGTGACACAGGGTGGGATATCAGGGGCAGACCTGCGGCAACAGTGCACGTCAGTGCCCGACAGGCCAGCCGCCCAGGCGCCTGGCCCCCACGAGGAGGGGCTTACCCGTACTGCTGCAGGAAGCCTTGGTACTCAGCCTCCGGCTGGATGCGGGCCACCGCTGCAGCCATCTCCCGGTGAATGGTCACCACCTCGTCTTGCACCAGGCTGCTAATCTCCAGGTACTCCTGCAGGgtctccttcctgcccccaggCCAGACCCTGGGTCAGAGAGGCCTCAGGCTGGACAAGGCTAGAAGCTTGGGGCCCGTGGCACTGGATTTGGGCCCGCCGTGGGGTTAGACTTGCCCCTCACCCATCATTGACCATTTCCCAGAAGTCATAACAAGGCCCCAGTGATCGCATATGAGTGGAGTGTGTGGTGTGAGGAAGTGCTCAGGAAATGTGAGCTACAGATGTGTCTGCTCTGGGCAGTCAGCCCCACGGTGGGGCTCTGGGGGCTCTGATAACCCCGGAAGCCATCACTGTGCTGACCCCATATTGATACCTCCAGTCCCAACACCTCCCAGAGCTCCAATTGTCTCATGTAACCATCCATCTATTCAACACATCCCGTTGGACATCTCTTGACACCCAGACTCCACCAGCTGAAAAATGAACTCCTCTGGCTGTCCTCTGAACCTGCTTCTCCCCATGCCTTCTCCACGTGGCCTCTGCCTCGCAGGGGCTCCGGGCCAAGCCTCTGGAGCCATCCTTGACTATTCTATCCACACCCCGCTTCCAGTCCATGAGGAAATTCCACTGGCTCCACTTTCAAAGCACTTCCGAGGCCTGACCACTTCTCCCCTCCACTGCTACCGCCTGGGTCTAGGGGCCGTGGTCTGTGGTCCAGATCACTTCAGTGGCTCCTGTCTGGTCTAACCCTGTCTTGCCCGCTTAAGTCTGTTCTTAACTTGGCAGACAGACTGACCTTAGTAAGATGGCTCAGATCCGGCCACTCTTCTGGTCCACTCGGAGCCAAAGTCTTCACAATGGGCTGCCGGACCCTCTCACCCTCCTGCAGCCCCTTGTCTGACTTCCCACGCTCTGCACAGGCTACACTGGCTTCCTAGCTGTTCCCTGATTTCAGGCATTCTTCCACCTTGAGCCTGCGGTTCCCTCTTTCTAGTGTGACCCTTCTCCAAACGTCTTCCTGGCCCACCCTTGCacttttgaggctttcccagaccATTCCCCTTAGAACGGTAagctcctggacttccctggtggtccagggcaggtctgccgatgcaggggacacaggtggaCCCCTGCtctgggacgatcccacatgcctcggggcgaCTACTCCCGTATGCTACAACGACTAAAGCTCACGCTcgagagcccatgttccacaagagaaaagccctcccagcataactagagagtagcccctgatcgctgcaactagagaaagccctttgCACAACAGTggaaacccagtgcagccaaaaatgagtaagtaaaaattaaaagataaatacatataaagaacTGTCttataaaaaaaacccaaaaacaatAACCTCCTACCCTGCCCCCCTGCAtccccattttcttttcttatttttctccatagcatcTATCTCCTCTAACAGGCTTTCTACTTTACTTgctgatttccttttcttttcccacaAATGAATAATCCTAGAGGACAGAATTTTGGTCTCTATTCTCTGCTGGATCACCCAGGAGAGCCTAGAATGGTGTTCAATAcatataatgaaagtgaaagtgttaatcactcagaagaattgtgtccgactcttctgcgaccccatggacagaggagcctgtccatggaattctccaggcatgaatactggagtgggttgccattcccttctctaggggaatcttcctgacccagggatcaaaccctggtctcctgcattgcaggcagattctttaccatctgagccaccagggaagagcccaTACACATAATAGAACCCTGCAATAAGGGCCCCAGAATAATATAATTTGGATGTCAATTGACTGGCCCAGGGCTCATCTGCACGTCATCACAGGACTGTCAGTTTCCCAGGGTGGGGTTTTCTGGACCCTGCCTCGGCGTTAGGGCTATGGCGGGCtaggtgggagtgggggtgggcggGGCTGTGGGCTCACAGGATGCAGGCCATCTCCTGGTGCAGGTCTTGCAGGGACTGAAGCAAGCTGGGCAGCATGagctggtggtggtgctggtgatgCAACTGCGCCGCCCGCACACCCAGCACATAGCGGTTGTGGTGAGCAAAGAGCTTCCACAGGCTGCGCACATACTTGTCCTTGGCCTTGTCACGGTCCTTGTCTGCcagattgggggaaggaggtgaGGGTTACCCAGAACAGAGGCCTAGGTGGCGCCCGCCGCCCCTGTGATACCTATGGACAGGCCTGGGCTGAATCCCCACCCTTTTCAGGGAGGGAAGCCTCGGACCTTTGGCTGCCTCCTGGTACTTGCGCCGGGCCTGGGCGCTGTCCCGTGCCAGGGCTCGGTACTGGCTCTTCAGCTTCTCAATGTCCTGGCTGTGActctggagagagaggagggaccgGTGTAATTCAGCGGGTTCCTGGAGGATTGCTGCCTAAGGTGCAGCCCTGGACGGGGCCTGTGGTCCAGGTGGGCAAGTGCTCCAAGCCCATATTTCAGGAAGGACCTGGAGACCCCTGGGACTTAGCCGTTGTTGCTGAGGTTAAGGTCAGAGGAGCTGGGCTAAGGACAGGGAGGCTCTGGGGGTGGCAGAGAGCTGGACTGGGCAGGCGACAACTGTCCCTCCTTGGCCTAGAGTGGTATCAGGTGGCAGGCGTATGTGTGGGCTGTGCAGAGCTCCACGCTTAGAAGGACCTGTGTTTGGCTGAACGCTGTTgatgccatcttgaaattcttaataatttgttGACAAGGAGCCCCGTGTTTTCCTTTTGTACTGGTTTCCCAATTATGTTCCTGGTGGCAGGAGCAACAGATGGTCAAGACTGGATGAAGACCCCAGTTCCCTGCTGATGCGCTGGGATACTCAGAACAAACTCCAGCCCTCTcctctgaacctcagcttcctcatctgccaCAGAGTGAAGTGCACAGACTAGCTCAGCCTTTTCCTCCAGGGCCAGAGCGGAAACGTTTTAGGCTTATAGGCCGTGCAGTCTCTGTTAAAATTGCTCGGCTCTGCCATTTTAGCTCTtcagtgttgttgtttagtcgctaactcacgtccgactcttttgtgacccccatgggctgtaacctgccaggctccttctgtccatgggattctccaggcaagaatactggagggggtcagccattcccttctccaggggatcttcctgacccagagatcccgtccgcgtctcctgcattggcaggcggattctctaccactgaaccaccagggaagccctagctctTCAGTAGCCATAGTGTGACAAACATATGGGCAAGTCTGTGTTCTGCTTACACTGCCTACAAAAAGCAGACTGACACCTGAATTAGGTGCTCTCCTGGAGAGAGGGATGACTGGGTGAAGACTGGCCACCAGGGGCCGCTGTGGGGCCGCTGCAAGGCTGGGGTTTGTGCTGGGAGAAGGGGTGTGGTGCAGACAGCTGCCCAGCACATTGAAGAAGGCTAAAGCCTCCACGTAAATAGCTCCTATCAAACAGCCTCTAGACGGAGGAGCTGGGCAGGATTCAAATGCAGTCAGGCCCGCTTCACAGCCCCAGTCCTTAACCTCCAAGTCAGGGGACCATGCTGCTGCCTCGTGGAGTCTGAGTCCCTGGGAGGAGTGAGCCTTGGGCCAAGCGccatccctctctctgtctctctcaaggGCCAGCtggtgcagtgcaggagatgggcaGCACTCCTTGGTCCTGAGCTCCTCCCAGGCAATGGCTGGATCACTCATCCTTGTGCTTCCCAGTGTTCCTCggccctggcacacagtagggtgacagaaaaaagaacagaggagccccccccccccccccccgccaaaggCCAGTCCTAGCTGCAgcgggaaggagggaaggaagcggGAGCTGGCTCTGGGGGCAGGCCTGTGGTCAGACACTTCCACTTCTTCAGGAAATCCAGGGGTTCCTTGCAAAACCAGCCCTCTGAGGCTCAGAACGTAGGCAGGGAGgacagaagcccacacaccttgGTGAACTCCTGCTGTAGCTGCTGCCACTGCTCATTGTAGGTTCTGCGCATTTGCTGGCGCTCCCGGATCAGCAGACTCAGCTTGCTCAGGGGCCCTGAGTTCAGGTCCTCCGCGTGCTGCCTCAGCACCCGGCTCAGGCCCTCCGTCTGGCTGGTGAGCTCTGTCCAGGACtgcagtggggaggggcaggcaatGGGGAACTTAGCTTCTGAGGTAGACCTGCCAAATCTGCAGCCCTCCCCAGCGGGGGACTCCGGGAAATGGAAGGGGCAGGCGGGCCTACCCAGGCACCCACGGGAATTTGCTGGTGGCGGGCGGGAAGAGGCGGGGAGTCTAGAACCCCACCTGACTGATGGGGCTGTGGGGGCCGATGCCCCGGCTCTGGCCCCCGCTGTCCTGCAGCGACATGTGGTGAAGCAGCCCGGCATATTCCCTGTCACTCTTGACCCGCTGGGCCATCCACTTCCTCATGCCCTCCAGCAGCCGGAGCTCGGCCTCCTGCACCTGCTGCACGGCCCCGTGGCCCTGGGGGCTGCACAGCTCTGAAGAGAAGCCCATAGTGTCGTCCTGGGGACGGAGAGAGGAGAGGCCACCACTGGGAGTGAGTAGCTGGAGATGGACGGAGGGGCGGGACAGGGAGGCGAGAGGCTGAAGAGCCACAGACAGGCAGAAGGTGGACGCCTGTCCCCCTGGAACGCAACAATGGGTACGAAACACCGCCTGGCCTGGGAAAGCCGTCGGTGCTTCCCGTGTCCCAGGTGGAGGCCTGATGCCGGCGGTCTCCTCCCCAGGCCTGGAACAGAAACCTCCCACAGTCTCCTTCCCTGGATCTTTCCACCCAGCTCCCGCTGCAGGCGCAAGACGTGCACTGGGCCCTCGGCAGGGCCAAGGCTGCCCCTGCAGGCACCCCAGGCGgccaccccgccacccccacccccagcccctaccCTCCCGCGGCCCCTGCTCCACCCTGTCCCGTGTCCCTTTCTCTGATCGCCTGCCAGGCCCCTGCCCAACCGCCTCCCGGGTTGGCCGCTGCCCCCTGGGCCTCAGTATAGGCATTACCGATGCGGGCAGCTGCTCCTGGGCCTCCGAGGACCGACTTACACTCAGGCCCCACACCGCCCCGGCCAGTTCCTGATTCCGCTCTTCCTCCTCCTGTGGTTTCAGTTGGCCCAGGCCCCGGGGCGGGCCGGCCGAGGGGAAGGGGCGGGCGGGAGCCCCGACGCCTGCCCGCCCCCCCTGCCCAGCGCCGGCCGCTGCCTCAGCTGCCGGCCACACGGGCCGCGGAAAcggaagggaggagggggctgggaaaGAATGGCCCAGAAGAGAGCAGTTTGCGCCGGGCGCTCCCCAGGGCCCAGACAGCGCCCCGGGGAACAGCCGAGGGTGCTTGGGGAGCACTCGCACAggcagggcagggctgtgggCTCTGCAGTGGCCGGGAGGGCCCGGGGGCCCAGAACCTAAGGAAGGGCAGGCGGACAATTTGAGCAGCAGGCCAGGGACGCCCCAAAGAGGCAGGGGGGAGGCTAGTCCAGGCCTTTCCCACCCCACAGGACTCCCCAAGGAGGGCTCAGGCGCCAGCCTCTATTTGAATAAAATTTCCTAGTAAATATCCCGAGGAGAGGCCTACTTCTCAGGCATGGATCTTGGTGGAACTGGCCTGGCTCCTCTCCCCACCACAGGCAGGGGTTTCTAGTCCCAAGGGAGAcctggggcaggagaggggggccTGGGCCAGTGTGTGtgtcaggggtggggtggggggtatgGCACTTCCAGTGTGGGACTCAGGTTCTCGCCAGCAAAGCCTATCTTGATTCAGTCAGGTCCCACCAGAGGCCTCAGCCCTACAGCTTCAGCCAAGGGACACCCTGAGCAACTGGACCCCTGGCCATCACTCTCAACCCAGCTGCAGCCAAGGCCTGTGGCGGAAGAAGTGAGTGCTCAGCCGCTTCCACTCTGGGGCCTCATCTGTCCCACCCCTGGGGCTTGTTGCCAGCTACTGTCCCTTCCACACCCGCCTGAACCCCTCGGGAGATTGCCTTTGGGCAGCTAGAGCAGGCAGGACATCGTGTGGGCACGCGACTCTCCCcagccctcaccccaccccatcctgggTGCAGCCGCACTCCTAGGGAGAGCGTCACACTCCTAGGGAGAGCGTCACACACCTTAGGGAGAGCGTCACACTCCTAGGGAGAGCGTCACACTCCTAGGGAGAGCGTCACACTCCTAGGGAGAGCGTCACACTCCTAGGGAGAGCGTCACACTCCTAGGGAGAGCGTCACACTCCTAGGAAGAATATCACACACTGGAGGCCAGGCTTGGCTTGCATAGTCTGCACGTTTAATCACTTTAAATCTTCTAACATTATCTCGTGTCCATTAAATAGAGCCAACAATGCTGGGCCTGTTTAagttacaaggaaaaaaataatcactgTGCACCAACCCAGTATCTTACAAAACCAGCTGGGCTGGCCACGGGAGTGGGGGTGGTCTGGGAAGAGGAGGGGGCACCTCTGGGCAGGTGGCTGGGTGCCAGAAGGGgctgagggagagaaagaaagaaaagggaactccCAAATGGGAGGGGACTGATTGTCCTAATGGGAGGGGTGCAAAAGGCACGTCAGAAGAGGGAGACATGGGGGGCAGGACAGGTCAGTGCTTTCTCCACCAGGGCACAGTGTTGGAGGGGGCTCGGTGCCACTGCCTGCCCACCCCTGGCACTTGGAGAACCAGTGACCCATGAGCCCTTGGCACGACGAGCCCCATCTCAAATGGACGACAGCCTGCCCCTTCCACCTTCCCTAGGGCCCACTTGGCCTGGCATGCCTCATCAGTATCCAGGGCTCAGCTGCAGCCCACCCCCCACACCTCAGGCCCAGGACAGCTGAGGGCAACAGCAGGGTGGACAGTGGGTGTGGGAGGGTGGATGGTCCAGCTGCTGCTACCAccgttaaaaatacaaaaaaaaaaaaaaaaatcagcatctaAAGTGAAATAATCACAAAGTGAAAATATATCCTCAAACAGCCCCTGAGATCCCCACAGGGGAAAGCAGCATCGGGTGGGAGGCGGGAGAGGCCGGCTGGGCCAccgtccctccccaccacccacccaggGGCTCCAGGGCTGTGAGTGCCAACAGCCCAGAAAGCCCCGGGCTCAGAAAACAGGGACTTGGGCCCTGGCAGGAGGGGAGAGTGCTGGAGAGGGGAGGGTGGTCAGCACACCAGCCTGGGGCCGGGCCAGCCTCGCTAGGCAGGCAGCCCGGCCGCTGTAGTGGAGGTGGGCAAAGAGCCGAATGCACGTGGGCACACATGTGCATGCCCGGAAGTGCCTGCCCTGCCTTGGTCCCTTCCTTCGCTCACTGCTTTTGCCTGAGGCTCACCAGAAATGCAAAACAGGGTCTGGACGCAGAAGCCCTTAGAGAGGAGGCCGCCTCCTTCCGATACCCCCTACGCCAGTCTCCTGCTGCCTGGATGGGGCCCATTATTGCTTTAGAGGGACGGGGAGAGGCAGGGGCCGCAGCTCCGGTCAGGAATCCCGGGAGGGCCGCCCCTCTTCACCGAGCGCTCTGGCTGGGGCCTGGACCTTGGAAAGCTGCCCAAAGgtttcattcctttctccacatGGAGGGCTGCTGCGGGTGGGCACAGGCTCTCCCccaatccccccacccccagctggccCTGGGGTCCCACCTCAGGCCGCCAGGGGGCCCAAGGGTAGGGTGGGAAGCCGTTTCTGCCCCTCTTGCCTCCCGGCTGGGGTCCAAACCCAGTCCCAAGATAAAAAAATACTTTGGTGAATTAAAAAGTGCCCAAGGAGGGGATGGGCTCAAAGGGGCGGGCAGTAGGCGCTCATCAAAGGGCGCTCTGGTCTTTGATAAAGGCGGTCCTCTCGCCCCGGCCCTCGTCCTCCTCCGAGTCGGACGGGCACTCCTCCTGCCAGGCTTCAGGGGGTAGCCCCTTGTAGGAGATGAGGCCACGGTCCATGGTGTACACTTTCACCCCTCGGAAGCTGAAGCCCGAGCGCAGCTGCAGGACCAGGAAGACGGTGACGAAGACCAGCACAATGAAGGCGCAGCTGAGGCCAGCCACCACCTCGGGCAGGTGCGAGGGCAGCAGGTCCGCCCGCAGCCGCGGCTCCGACGCCACCTCCAcgggcggcggcggtggcggctgCTGCTGGTGCGACTCGCGGCTGCTCTGGCTCTGGCGCGAGCACGTCCGCTCCACGAGGTCCAGGGAGGCGTGGCTGGGGCAGCTGAGGCAGTCTGTGGGGGCGGGGCCCTGGCACGTGGCACACGAGGTGTGGCAGGGCGTGCAGACGCTGGCCCGGATGATCTCCACGTCGTTCTCTGTGCTGTAGTGTGTGTCCAGGACTTGGGGAGCGAAGCCTGGGGGACAGTGCTGGACGCAGTTCTTCTGGTGCAGTGAGAAGCCTTCCTCGCACACTGCCCAGCcgggaagggagggaaggtggGCGTCAGCCAGGCCGCCAAGGCTGCTGGGCCCTGAGCCCCAGGACAGGGGCAGCCAGGGCAGCTGCAGCCCTGGACACAGTCACTGCTGTCCCCAGGAGCTCCCAGCCCCAGAACCCAACCTAGGGCGCCAGGATGTCCCTCCATACCCCCTTTCCTCCTTTAGGACAGGCACCCTCTATCCCCCCAAGTCTCAGGTCCCGAACACCCTACAGCGCCCACACTCACCCACACAGGCCTGGCTGGAAGTGAGGGTCTTACAGCCGATGCTCTCGGGGGGTGTGGGCAAACCCTCAGGGGCCGTGCCATAAAGCACGAGGGTGAACTTGGTCAGCGTCCCTATTGAGGGGCATGGCAGAAGTCAGGAGGCACCGGGAGCATGCCTGCCCACCACCCCCAGACCCTGTCAGTTCTCCTGGAACCCCAGCCCTCAAGCATCCCCCAATACCATAGTTTTTGGCTTCACTGGTGTTTTCAATCTCTAAGACCCACTCGCCAGAGGGATCCTCGTCCCAGGAATGGGTCGTCATGAAGGCCCAGTCGTTAAACCCATCTGCAGAGTAGTCATGTGGCCTGGGGAGGAAGGTGCACGTGGCTGCCTGAAGCCTCTGGAGGACCCTAGCCAGGGGGTGCCAAGCACACAGACCACACACCCTCCCCTGGtgccacacccacacaccctggGCTGGAAATGCCTGCTGGTTGTTTCCCAGGAGGCCACATGTTCTCATCTGGAACATTCTGGAAACATGCAAGGGAAAACTACATGCAGACTACACATGGGAGGGCACACAGATGTGGCATGTCATGGGTAGACTCAGGGATTCCTGCAATATGGGACGATCCTATAGGACATAAACCATCCCTCCCAAAAACGTCAGCATTCACCCCATGGAGAAGTAAGTACTCGTGGACCACCGGGGCTGCGTGAGTCAATGAGTGAATGCGCGTGGACCCAAGGGACAGGACAGGCTGGGCGGCAGAGAGGGCAAGTACCTGGCGGCCAGCAGGGTGGAGCGGGTGCCCATGGGGCTGACCAGGTGGATGGCAAGGTCACCGCGGCGGTTGTAGGACAGGGTGAGCCGCGCCTGAGCATGCTCCAGCCGCGTGATGTGGCTGGGCTGCCCCAGGCAGGCGGTCACAGTCTTCCGCACCTCCAGCCGCTTCCCGATGTCCCTGCAAGGAGCACATGATGGGCTGTCAGAGGGGGGCCGCACCGCAGCAACCCTTGGGTccaccctgcccctcctcccagccaggGTCCAGCCCTCACTTGGGCTCAGTGAGGATGTCGATGatgcatttccgctgaggggccaCTGTCGTCCAATTCTGGGCCAGAGCCACCATGGCGCCGGCGTCCAACAGCCCATAGCCGTACGAATGGCTCACTGTGGGGCAAGAGGGACGGGGTCAGCTGGGGGGCACAGAGCAGCCCCCCAGGACCCTCAATCCAGCCCAGGAGCACGGTGCCCTCACCTTTGCGGCCCACACCGTTGGTGGCCCAGTCGTTGGCGTTGAGGTGGGCTGGCTTTGAGGTCCGGACCACCAAGTGCTGCATGTCCCGCCAGGTGAGGTTCTTACTGCAAAGGAGGGACCAAAAGGCTCAGTCTCTTCGGAGAGACTCGGGCTGGAGTCCGAGGGCTGCCCTGCTGGTGGGGACAGGCTCGCCTCTCGGTCCCCACCACTTACTTGGCCTCCAGGGTGAGAGCAATGATGCCTGCTGCCAGGGGGGCAGAAGCAGAGGTGCCCGTGTGAGACTCTGTACACTTCTGCCGCAGGTCAGTGGTCACCTACAGAAGGATGATGACGTTGGGCATGTGATATGGGGAGGATACCAGAGGGGCCGCCTGGCTGCCCTCCCTCTGGCCACAGGCCCTGAGCACCATAAACGGCATGGGGAGCAAGGGTCAAGATGCCTCGTTCCCATTTGCTGCCTTGCTAACTCACTGCCAACAGGCCAATGCCTGGTtcttcctgggcctcagtttcccaaagAATAAGAGGGCTGAACTAAAGATTGGAGATCACTGAGAGcaatccagggcttccctggtggctgagtggcagaatccccctgccaaaacaggagacatgggttcaatctctgggtcgagaagatcccacatgctgtggagcaaccaagcccgtgcgccacaagtactgagcccacatgccaaaactaTGGAAGCCCAAGCATCctaaagcccacgtgccacagagaagccaccaaaacGAGAAGCCCtcccactgcaactagaaagtagtCCCCGCTCgtcacaactaaagaaaagccggagcagcaacaaagacctagaacaGCCAGAGTACATACAGAAAGGAAAGcacaagtcactcagtcgtgtccaactctttgcaaccccatgggctgtatctgccaggctcctctgtccatagcattctccaggccagagtgctggagtgggttgccattcccttctccaggggatcttctcgacccaggggtcaaactcatgtctcctgcactgcaggcagattctttactgtctgagccaccagggaagcccaaatagattgttaaagcaaacaaaaaaagagagcgATGCATGTTTTTAGGGAGAGTCTTATCAGAGTCTTCACCAATGGCTCcgtgaccctcaagagtcttagAGAGGTCCCCTAGCTCCCATCCCATGAtgccttcaccaccaccacccagccaCATGTGGGTAGAAGGCAGATAGGGTCAGAAAGGTGGCCCCGGGCAGAGCCAGAAAGCGAGCAGCCCCAtttccccagcccctcctgggaAGAGACTCACGATCTGCTTCTCGTTCTGGTTGCCACTGCTGTAGGTGGTGGCCAGTGTGGACGAGCAGGCCTCACTGTACCAGGGAACGTTGCCGAACTGCGTGGCGCTACTGATGGACAGCGTGTAGATGCTGTTGGTGTAGCCGTCGCAATTGCAGCTGTCATGTTCCCGGCCCCCGTTCCCCGAGGCCCAGACAAAGATGGAGCCC
Proteins encoded in this window:
- the FES gene encoding tyrosine-protein kinase Fes/Fps isoform X1 encodes the protein MGFSSELCSPQGHGAVQQVQEAELRLLEGMRKWMAQRVKSDREYAGLLHHMSLQDSGGQSRGIGPHSPISQSWTELTSQTEGLSRVLRQHAEDLNSGPLSKLSLLIRERQQMRRTYNEQWQQLQQEFTKSHSQDIEKLKSQYRALARDSAQARRKYQEAAKDKDRDKAKDKYVRSLWKLFAHHNRYVLGVRAAQLHHQHHHQLMLPSLLQSLQDLHQEMACILKETLQEYLEISSLVQDEVVTIHREMAAAVARIQPEAEYQGFLQQYGSAPDIPPCVTFDESLLEETELLESGELQLNELTVESVQHTLTSVTDDLAAATQTVLSRQEAVTQLQRELWNEEQTTHPRERVQLLGKKQALQEALQGLQVALCGQAKLQAQQELLQAKMERLGPGEPPPVLLLQDDRHSTSSSEQEREGGRTPTLEILKSHISGIFRPKFSLPPPLQLVPEVQKPLHEQVWYHGAIPRTEVAELLTHSGDFLVRESQGKQEYVLSVLWDGQPRHFIIQSADNLYRLEGDGFPSIPLLVDHLLRSQQPLTKKSGIVLNRAVPKDKWALSHEDLVLGEQIGRGNFGEVFSGRLRADNTLVAVKSCRETLPPDLKAKFLQEARILKQYSHPNIVRLIGVCTQKQPIYIVMELVQGGDFLTFLRTEGARLRVKTLLQMVGDAAAGMEYLESKCCIHRDLAARNCLVTEKNVLKISDFGMSREEADGIYAASGGLRQVPVKWTAPEALNYGRYSSESDVWSFGILLWETFSLGASPYPNLSNQQTREFVENGGRLPCPELCPDAVFRLMEQCWAYEPGQRPTFSVIYQELQSIRKRHR
- the FURIN gene encoding furin; this encodes MELRPWLFWVVAIAGALVLLVADARGEKVFTNTWAVHIPGGPAVADRVARKHGFLNLGQIFGDYYHFWHRAVTKRSLSPHLSRHNRLQREPQVKWLEQQVAKRRAKRDIYQEPTDPKFPQQWYLSGVTQRDLNVKEAWAQGYTGRGIVVSILDDGIEKNHPDLAGNYDPGASFDVNDQDPDPQPRYTQMNDNRHGTRCAGEVAAVANNGVCGVGVAYNARIGGVRMLDGEVTDAVEARSLGLNPNHIHIYSASWGPEDDGKTVDGPAHLAEEAFFRGVSQGRGGLGSIFVWASGNGGREHDSCNCDGYTNSIYTLSISSATQFGNVPWYSEACSSTLATTYSSGNQNEKQIVTTDLRQKCTESHTGTSASAPLAAGIIALTLEANKNLTWRDMQHLVVRTSKPAHLNANDWATNGVGRKVSHSYGYGLLDAGAMVALAQNWTTVAPQRKCIIDILTEPKDIGKRLEVRKTVTACLGQPSHITRLEHAQARLTLSYNRRGDLAIHLVSPMGTRSTLLAARPHDYSADGFNDWAFMTTHSWDEDPSGEWVLEIENTSEAKNYGTLTKFTLVLYGTAPEGLPTPPESIGCKTLTSSQACVVCEEGFSLHQKNCVQHCPPGFAPQVLDTHYSTENDVEIIRASVCTPCHTSCATCQGPAPTDCLSCPSHASLDLVERTCSRQSQSSRESHQQQPPPPPPVEVASEPRLRADLLPSHLPEVVAGLSCAFIVLVFVTVFLVLQLRSGFSFRGVKVYTMDRGLISYKGLPPEAWQEECPSDSEEDEGRGERTAFIKDQSAL